One stretch of Planctomycetota bacterium DNA includes these proteins:
- a CDS encoding PD-(D/E)XK nuclease family protein — MKLVHIDLERPPLAAAAEYLLASVLRPAGAGDQPPIVVVPGRRAGRRLLELLVEQSAAADQPLVPPKIITLAQLPELLYEPRRQLADEVTQHHAWIRALREMPREALAQFCPALPDSEDLLGWLSLAELLTGLHNDLAAHLLDFQDVARDGVKLGAFNESARWQLLAELQARYLQVLDNLQVWDRQTARRVAIDKSECRLDRPVILVGTVDLNLAQRRMLGQVSDRVTSLVFARPAWRERFDAHGCVVPAAWAEATIPLETNQIAIVDGPGEQADEVIRTLAALDGRRAADDITLGMIDPALVATVEQRLEECGLQGRYGPGTPLSASGPYRLLLAAAEYLDAPRFDRFAALVRQPALHNWLGGRVTGDWLSACDKYVVNHLPWRIDGSWFPDTREAATVREVHRHVEQWLAELRQPAQPWPEWGQAIAHLLLTVYGELSLDSQRPADRALADACGQIVQCLRAQSQIEPDLAPRVTGAVALQLLLRELGGKTIPSAEPDGIEMLGWLDLPWDDAAVMILTGFNEEYIPGRISGDLFLPNALRQHLQLEDDRQVYARDAYTLALIAARHPTLRIIAGRRTVKGDPLLPSRLLFATDEGTAVARARNWFGEQARTPRIVLPKGLRSGGARPRFVPPRPQPLVKPIDAMQVTQFRAYLTCPYRFYLDHCLKLRPLTDEAEELDGGQFGDLLHNVLKDFADSELVSSSSADEIYAALSRQLDRRLRFTYGAEPLPAVMVQAEQARERLRGFATWQAKRVQDGWRIRHVERPFGEREVKLMVDGQPMYLHGRVDRIDYHADDNRWALLDYKTGDSAEKPEAQHRRRDGTWVDLQLPLYRQLAGPLEMRGPIDLGYIALTKSRDTVDLWRAEWGDEDLAEAEVAAHEVVRKIRAETFWPPSSEVNALWDRYANMLRGFRADDEPAPARSA, encoded by the coding sequence ATGAAGCTGGTTCACATCGATCTCGAACGTCCGCCGCTGGCCGCCGCCGCCGAGTATTTGCTGGCGTCGGTGTTGCGGCCCGCCGGCGCCGGCGACCAGCCACCCATTGTCGTGGTGCCGGGACGGCGCGCCGGTCGCCGGCTGCTTGAACTGCTCGTCGAACAATCGGCCGCCGCGGACCAGCCCTTGGTTCCCCCCAAGATCATCACGCTCGCCCAGTTGCCCGAGTTGTTGTACGAGCCGCGGCGTCAACTGGCCGACGAGGTGACACAGCACCACGCTTGGATTCGCGCCTTGCGCGAGATGCCCCGCGAAGCATTGGCCCAGTTCTGTCCTGCGCTTCCCGATTCCGAAGATTTGCTCGGCTGGCTCAGCCTGGCCGAGTTGTTGACCGGATTGCACAACGACTTGGCGGCTCATCTGCTTGATTTCCAGGACGTGGCCCGCGATGGCGTCAAGCTCGGCGCGTTCAACGAGTCGGCCCGCTGGCAATTGCTGGCCGAGTTGCAAGCCCGCTACTTGCAGGTGCTCGACAATTTGCAAGTCTGGGATCGCCAGACCGCCCGCCGCGTGGCCATCGACAAGAGCGAGTGTCGCCTCGACCGGCCGGTGATCCTGGTCGGCACCGTTGACTTGAACCTGGCGCAGCGCCGCATGCTCGGCCAGGTTTCCGATCGTGTCACGTCCCTGGTCTTTGCGCGGCCCGCGTGGCGCGAGCGCTTTGACGCCCACGGCTGCGTTGTCCCCGCGGCCTGGGCCGAAGCGACGATTCCGCTCGAGACCAATCAAATTGCCATCGTTGACGGTCCCGGCGAGCAGGCCGACGAGGTGATTCGGACCTTGGCCGCGCTCGACGGCCGCCGCGCCGCCGATGACATCACCCTGGGGATGATCGACCCGGCGCTGGTGGCCACGGTCGAGCAACGCCTGGAAGAGTGCGGCTTGCAGGGACGCTATGGCCCAGGCACGCCCCTGTCGGCCTCGGGGCCTTATCGGTTGCTGCTGGCTGCGGCCGAGTACCTTGACGCGCCGCGTTTCGATCGCTTTGCCGCGCTGGTGCGCCAGCCGGCCTTGCACAATTGGCTCGGCGGCCGCGTCACGGGTGACTGGCTTTCGGCCTGTGACAAATACGTCGTCAATCATCTTCCCTGGCGGATCGACGGGAGTTGGTTCCCCGATACTCGCGAGGCCGCGACGGTGCGCGAGGTGCATCGCCACGTGGAACAATGGCTAGCCGAGCTGCGCCAGCCAGCGCAGCCCTGGCCCGAGTGGGGACAGGCGATCGCGCATCTGCTGCTGACCGTGTACGGCGAACTGTCCCTCGACAGCCAACGCCCGGCCGACCGGGCCTTGGCCGACGCTTGCGGGCAGATTGTGCAATGCCTAAGGGCGCAGTCGCAGATCGAGCCCGACCTCGCCCCGCGCGTGACTGGCGCCGTGGCCTTGCAACTGCTGCTGCGCGAGTTGGGGGGTAAGACGATTCCATCAGCCGAGCCCGATGGGATTGAAATGCTCGGCTGGCTCGATCTGCCGTGGGATGACGCGGCGGTGATGATTCTGACTGGGTTCAACGAAGAGTACATTCCCGGGCGGATCAGTGGTGATTTATTCCTGCCCAATGCCCTGCGTCAGCACTTGCAACTGGAAGACGATCGCCAGGTCTACGCCCGCGACGCCTATACTTTGGCGTTGATCGCGGCGCGGCATCCGACGTTGCGAATCATCGCCGGCCGCCGCACGGTGAAGGGTGACCCGTTGTTGCCGAGCCGGCTGCTGTTCGCCACGGACGAGGGGACGGCGGTGGCCCGCGCGCGCAACTGGTTTGGCGAACAGGCGCGCACGCCGCGCATCGTGTTGCCCAAGGGGCTGCGCTCGGGTGGCGCGCGGCCGCGGTTCGTGCCGCCGCGGCCCCAGCCGCTGGTCAAGCCGATCGACGCCATGCAGGTCACGCAGTTTCGTGCCTATTTAACCTGCCCCTATCGGTTCTATTTGGACCATTGCTTGAAGCTTCGGCCGCTCACCGACGAAGCCGAGGAACTCGACGGCGGACAGTTCGGCGACCTGTTGCATAACGTGCTGAAAGATTTCGCCGATTCGGAGTTGGTCAGTAGCAGCAGCGCAGACGAAATTTATGCCGCGCTCAGCCGGCAACTCGATCGACGCTTGCGGTTCACTTACGGCGCCGAACCGTTGCCGGCCGTGATGGTCCAAGCCGAGCAGGCTCGCGAACGTCTTCGCGGCTTTGCCACCTGGCAAGCGAAACGTGTCCAGGATGGCTGGCGGATTCGCCACGTCGAGCGCCCGTTCGGCGAACGTGAAGTTAAGTTGATGGTCGACGGTCAGCCGATGTACTTGCACGGACGTGTCGACCGGATCGACTATCACGCCGACGACAATCGCTGGGCGCTGCTCGATTACAAGACCGGCGACTCGGCTGAGAAACCCGAGGCCCAGCATCGGCGGCGTGACGGAACCTGGGTCGACTTGCAATTGCCCCTCTATCGGCAACTGGCCGGGCCGCTCGAGATGCGCGGGCCCATCGACCTGGGCTATATCGCGCTGACCAAGTCGCGCGACACGGTCGACCTGTGGCGCGCCGAGTGGGGGGACGAGGACTTGGCCGAAGCCGAGGTCGCCGCCCACGAAGTGGTGCGCAAGATTCGCGCCGAGACTTTCTGGCCCCCCAGCTCTGAAGTGAACGCGCTGTGGGACCGCTATGCGAACATGCTCCGCGGCTTTCGCGCCGACGACGAGCCAGCGCCGGCGAGGAGTGCCTGA
- a CDS encoding phenylacetate--CoA ligase family protein: MSTLVSPAERRQLEALDSEALERHQVARFNALLARILPQNRFYAEKLADAPHTIATLEDLQQFPFTFKNELLASHAHGALAANLTFPRSHYVRFHQTSGTRGRPLVTLDTAEDWHWWLGCWQYVLDAADVTAEDTVLLAFSFGPFVGFWSAFEAAEQRGCLVIPCGGMNTQQRIELIRSSGASVLLCTPSYALRLAEVAGERGIRPSDLKVRKLILAGEPGGSIPAMRKRIGEAWNARVIDHGGASEVGPWGYADRGDSGLHIMESEFIAEFLSVETGRPASEGELSELVLTNLGRVGYPIIRYRTGDLVRPVWQHDEACRFVLLRGGILGRADDMLIVRGVNIFPTAIEQIVRSFPEVQEYRLLVHRVEQMDQLHVEVEDRLHQPQRIADELRLRLGLKVDVTCVPFGSLPRFEGKGSRCVDMREPRGNEER, translated from the coding sequence ATGAGCACCCTGGTTTCGCCCGCCGAGCGACGACAACTCGAAGCCCTGGATTCCGAGGCCCTCGAACGGCATCAGGTGGCGCGGTTCAACGCGCTGTTGGCGCGGATTCTGCCTCAGAATCGGTTCTATGCCGAGAAGCTGGCCGACGCGCCGCACACGATCGCCACGCTCGAGGACTTGCAGCAGTTCCCGTTCACGTTCAAGAACGAGTTGCTGGCCTCGCACGCCCACGGCGCGCTGGCCGCCAATCTGACCTTTCCCCGTTCGCACTACGTCCGGTTCCATCAGACCTCGGGCACGCGCGGCCGGCCGCTGGTCACGTTGGACACGGCCGAAGACTGGCACTGGTGGCTAGGCTGTTGGCAGTACGTGCTCGACGCCGCCGACGTGACGGCCGAGGACACGGTGCTGTTGGCGTTTTCGTTCGGCCCGTTCGTCGGCTTTTGGAGCGCGTTCGAGGCGGCCGAGCAGCGCGGCTGTCTGGTGATTCCCTGTGGCGGGATGAACACCCAGCAGCGGATCGAACTGATCCGCAGCAGCGGTGCGAGCGTGCTGCTGTGTACGCCGAGTTACGCGCTGCGCCTGGCCGAGGTGGCCGGCGAGCGAGGCATTCGCCCCAGCGACCTGAAAGTTCGCAAGCTGATCCTGGCCGGCGAGCCCGGGGGCTCGATCCCGGCGATGCGCAAGCGAATCGGCGAAGCCTGGAACGCCCGGGTGATCGATCACGGCGGCGCGAGCGAGGTGGGCCCGTGGGGCTACGCCGATCGCGGCGACTCGGGCTTGCACATCATGGAAAGCGAGTTCATCGCCGAGTTCTTGTCGGTCGAGACGGGGCGGCCGGCAAGCGAAGGAGAACTGTCCGAGTTGGTGTTGACCAATCTGGGGCGCGTCGGCTACCCGATCATTCGCTATCGGACGGGCGATCTGGTCCGCCCGGTCTGGCAGCACGACGAGGCGTGCCGGTTCGTGCTGTTGCGGGGCGGCATCCTGGGACGCGCTGACGACATGCTGATCGTGCGGGGCGTGAACATTTTCCCCACCGCCATCGAGCAAATCGTCCGCAGCTTTCCCGAAGTGCAAGAGTACCGGCTGCTCGTCCACCGCGTCGAGCAAATGGATCAACTGCACGTCGAGGTCGAGGACCGGCTGCACCAGCCGCAACGGATCGCCGACGAGTTGCGCTTGCGGCTGGGCCTGAAAGTCGACGTGACGTGCGTGCCGTTCGGGTCGCTGCCGCGGTTCGAGGGCAAAGGCTCGCGGTGCGTGGACATGCGCGAACCGCGCGGAAATGAGGAACGATAA
- the ychF gene encoding redox-regulated ATPase YchF produces the protein MEAGIVGLPNVGKSTLFNALTSSKSAQSANYPFCTIEPNEGIVSVPDERLQRITKYIVPKKIVPAAIKLVDIAGIVKGASEGQGLGNKFLNHIREVDAILQVVRCFEDPDVIHVAGAVNPVSDIETVEIELMLADIQTLETALPKAERAAKSGDKEAKQRVEVIKKCQEHLAKDEPLRKLTLDPLEAKAVKSFGLMTAKPVLYVANVDESDLNGAGPLVQQVREFAQQVGASVVPVCAKLEAEIAELDEADRAEMLASAGLAEPALAALAREAYRVLGLQSYFTAGEMEVRAWTIPIGATAPQAAGVIHTDFEKGFIRAEVYTLTDLEALQSEKEIRQAGKLRTEGKAYVVQDGDICHFLFNT, from the coding sequence ATGGAAGCTGGCATTGTTGGGTTGCCGAATGTGGGCAAGAGCACGCTGTTCAACGCGCTGACAAGTTCCAAGAGCGCGCAGAGCGCGAACTATCCGTTCTGCACGATCGAGCCGAACGAAGGAATCGTCAGCGTGCCCGACGAGCGTTTGCAGCGGATCACGAAATACATCGTCCCCAAGAAGATCGTGCCGGCGGCGATCAAGCTGGTCGACATTGCCGGCATCGTCAAAGGGGCTAGCGAAGGCCAGGGCTTGGGAAACAAGTTCCTGAATCACATCCGCGAAGTCGACGCCATCTTGCAGGTAGTGCGCTGCTTCGAGGATCCCGACGTGATCCACGTGGCCGGCGCGGTGAACCCGGTCTCGGACATCGAGACCGTCGAGATCGAACTGATGCTGGCCGATATCCAGACGCTGGAGACGGCGCTTCCCAAGGCCGAGCGAGCCGCCAAGAGCGGCGACAAGGAAGCCAAGCAGCGCGTCGAGGTGATCAAGAAATGCCAGGAGCACCTGGCCAAGGACGAACCGCTGCGCAAGCTGACGCTCGATCCGCTGGAAGCCAAGGCGGTGAAGAGCTTCGGGCTGATGACGGCCAAGCCGGTGTTGTACGTGGCCAATGTCGACGAGTCGGACCTGAATGGCGCGGGGCCGCTGGTCCAGCAAGTCCGCGAGTTTGCCCAGCAGGTCGGCGCGTCGGTCGTGCCGGTGTGCGCGAAGCTCGAGGCGGAAATCGCCGAGTTGGACGAAGCCGATCGAGCCGAGATGCTGGCCTCGGCCGGACTGGCCGAGCCGGCGCTGGCCGCGCTGGCGCGCGAGGCGTACCGCGTGCTGGGACTGCAAAGTTACTTCACGGCCGGCGAGATGGAAGTCCGGGCCTGGACCATTCCGATCGGCGCCACCGCCCCCCAGGCGGCGGGCGTGATCCACACCGACTTTGAAAAGGGTTTCATCCGCGCCGAGGTTTACACCCTGACTGACCTGGAAGCCTTGCAGAGCGAAAAGGAAATCCGCCAGGCTGGCAAGCTGCGCACCGAAGGGAAAGCCTACGTCGTCCAGGACGGCGACATCTGCCACTTCCTGTTCAATACCTAG
- a CDS encoding prepilin-type N-terminal cleavage/methylation domain-containing protein, with amino-acid sequence MGNLKRWFGSARAAATSRQRAGVTLIEVLVATAITLILVAAVAQMFTYVSNSVVDGRAAVEMSDRLRLVKERLQLDLKGCTAPTRPPLRPEADQGYFEYIEGPLGSFYTVLDGSKSGNTIQDELVDDVDDILMFTALGVDAPFAGLIRNVPSTTPYAEIAWFMRGTNLYRRVLLIRTADDPDSWSAGEWNSKNFYQLSDLSMRLEGGGVGQNNVNNLAYFATNPNIQAIGMLRCNSLGDLTKRENRYAHLPTVYPHDARCWGVSSTISAAAGSGVIGVTQFQGWGLPTLTECGSGNWPYPYYGTTSNPNRPATVVAYMPMGGEYTQSIAILPTQSSSPATGVSVNFHQGNLTTGAYFVCTATGIILMDGYDRGRAMRFAANTTRGMANFGFSTTGSRLDDLIMTSVAGFDVKAWDPGAPVFEVAQLINGAVSATTSTTVAPGDPNYQATVISFTTNSASIASTSTTIRAVSFGSYADLNYLGAAGYPPVPTPTTASAYELALRKYETAKFGMTGVLPRPRFGDPGNPRSRCDAGISNIFKAAVYDTWSTHYEYDGIDQPTTPVSTGASTVYKQDGLVDPMYNGLDDNANAGVDDANEAEAPPPYAYPLRGISVSIRAYEPDTKQVREVHLSHEFTPD; translated from the coding sequence GTGGGAAACCTGAAGCGATGGTTCGGATCAGCCCGCGCGGCCGCAACCAGCCGCCAGCGGGCCGGCGTGACGTTGATCGAAGTGCTGGTCGCCACGGCGATCACGCTGATTCTGGTGGCCGCGGTGGCCCAGATGTTCACCTACGTCAGCAACAGCGTCGTCGACGGCCGCGCCGCGGTGGAAATGTCGGATCGCTTGCGGTTGGTCAAGGAACGGCTGCAGCTCGACTTGAAGGGTTGCACGGCTCCCACGCGGCCGCCGCTGCGCCCCGAGGCCGACCAGGGCTACTTCGAGTACATCGAAGGGCCGCTGGGTTCGTTCTACACCGTGCTCGACGGCAGCAAGAGCGGCAACACGATCCAGGATGAACTGGTGGACGACGTCGACGACATCCTGATGTTCACGGCGCTGGGGGTCGACGCGCCGTTCGCCGGGCTGATTCGCAACGTGCCCAGCACCACCCCCTATGCCGAAATCGCCTGGTTCATGCGTGGCACCAACCTGTATCGCCGCGTGCTCCTGATTCGAACCGCGGACGACCCCGACAGTTGGTCGGCCGGCGAATGGAACAGCAAGAACTTTTACCAGCTCAGCGATCTGTCGATGCGCCTCGAAGGGGGCGGCGTGGGGCAAAACAACGTCAATAATTTGGCCTATTTCGCCACCAATCCGAATATCCAGGCGATTGGCATGTTGCGGTGCAATTCGCTGGGGGATCTGACCAAGCGCGAGAACCGCTATGCGCATCTGCCCACCGTGTATCCCCACGACGCGCGCTGTTGGGGCGTCAGCTCCACGATCAGCGCCGCGGCTGGCTCTGGTGTGATCGGTGTCACCCAGTTTCAAGGCTGGGGCTTGCCCACGCTCACCGAGTGCGGCAGCGGCAACTGGCCCTACCCCTACTATGGCACCACCTCCAACCCCAATCGTCCGGCAACCGTCGTCGCCTATATGCCCATGGGAGGCGAATACACGCAGTCCATTGCCATCCTGCCCACCCAGTCGTCGAGTCCCGCGACAGGCGTGTCGGTTAACTTCCATCAGGGAAACCTGACCACGGGCGCCTATTTCGTTTGCACGGCGACGGGGATCATCTTGATGGACGGGTACGATCGCGGCCGAGCCATGCGCTTTGCCGCGAACACCACCCGAGGCATGGCGAATTTCGGGTTTAGCACCACCGGGTCGCGACTGGACGATCTGATCATGACCAGCGTGGCCGGCTTTGACGTCAAGGCTTGGGATCCGGGCGCGCCGGTGTTTGAGGTGGCGCAATTGATCAACGGCGCGGTCAGCGCCACCACGAGCACGACCGTCGCGCCGGGGGATCCGAATTACCAGGCGACCGTAATCAGTTTTACCACCAACTCGGCGAGCATCGCGTCGACCAGCACCACGATCCGCGCGGTCAGCTTTGGTTCGTACGCCGATCTGAACTACCTGGGGGCCGCCGGCTATCCACCGGTTCCCACGCCGACGACGGCGTCGGCTTATGAACTGGCGCTCAGAAAGTACGAAACGGCCAAGTTCGGCATGACGGGTGTCTTGCCGCGGCCCCGCTTTGGCGACCCGGGCAATCCTCGTTCGCGCTGCGATGCCGGCATTTCCAACATCTTCAAGGCCGCCGTCTACGACACCTGGTCGACCCACTACGAGTACGACGGCATCGATCAGCCGACCACGCCGGTCTCCACGGGGGCGAGCACGGTTTATAAGCAGGACGGGTTGGTCGACCCGATGTACAACGGTCTCGACGACAACGCCAACGCCGGCGTCGACGACGCCAACGAAGCGGAAGCGCCGCCGCCGTACGCCTATCCGCTGCGGGGTATTTCGGTGTCGATTCGCGCCTATGAGCCCGACACCAAACAGGTGCGCGAGGTTCATCTGTCGCACGAGTTCACGCCGGACTGA
- a CDS encoding prepilin-type N-terminal cleavage/methylation domain-containing protein: MISNRTPSAVLARHAITRRRRRGITLLEVMIAVGVLAVGLLGLASLLPLGQNDMAVALRADRVSSTGRAAFRDMITRGFVRPENWLYPQGGGALKGTPVVATNPASASLVYQFMPPNGVSNPAVPPFCPLVLDPLLIAVNPNNAGVVQTVPYTVGAAQVADRVQLPRISLRQNSVVTPGVRAIANGSPQFTCYTVGLAERAFRSTDDLSVVPLTDKTYRALPQWAQVNSVGAGVVNPGNNVVSSATGWQSFASMQTFGDYSWLAVIEPDVGVASGAVIYPPVAPLVYGGDALNTRSFKVSVVVFYKRQVVDVSTLPTTNPPPERAVNLVFPYAGQGNSVRGNSVEAFLNIPETDPIKAEQFLRVKPEQWIMAKATTLNYVSSPTTSPISQTAVYWYRVVSQTTTVEQADNGGYQRSVRLSGPDWPFDSNTAVGVLMDGAVAVYERGWYTDGNSFWSL; the protein is encoded by the coding sequence ATGATTTCCAATCGCACCCCGTCGGCGGTCCTCGCGCGTCACGCGATCACGCGGCGCCGACGCCGCGGCATTACGTTGTTGGAAGTGATGATCGCGGTCGGCGTGCTGGCCGTCGGCTTGTTGGGGCTGGCGTCGTTGTTGCCCCTGGGGCAGAACGACATGGCCGTCGCGCTCCGCGCCGATCGGGTTTCGTCGACCGGCCGCGCCGCCTTTCGCGACATGATCACGCGCGGCTTCGTGCGACCCGAGAACTGGCTTTATCCCCAAGGAGGCGGCGCCTTGAAGGGGACGCCGGTGGTGGCCACGAACCCGGCGTCAGCGAGCCTGGTTTATCAGTTCATGCCGCCCAATGGCGTCTCCAATCCGGCGGTGCCGCCGTTCTGCCCGCTGGTGCTCGATCCGCTGTTGATCGCCGTCAACCCCAACAACGCCGGCGTGGTGCAAACCGTGCCCTATACCGTGGGGGCCGCCCAGGTGGCCGACCGCGTGCAACTGCCGCGGATCTCGTTGCGGCAGAACAGCGTGGTTACTCCCGGGGTGCGCGCCATCGCCAACGGCTCGCCCCAGTTCACCTGCTACACCGTCGGGCTGGCCGAACGCGCCTTTCGCAGCACCGATGACTTGTCGGTGGTCCCACTGACCGACAAGACCTACCGCGCGCTCCCCCAATGGGCCCAAGTGAACAGCGTCGGCGCCGGAGTGGTCAATCCGGGCAACAACGTCGTTTCGAGCGCGACTGGGTGGCAAAGCTTCGCCTCGATGCAGACGTTCGGCGATTACTCTTGGTTGGCGGTGATCGAGCCCGACGTGGGCGTGGCGTCGGGCGCCGTCATCTACCCCCCGGTGGCGCCCTTGGTCTATGGCGGCGACGCGCTGAACACGCGTTCGTTCAAGGTCTCGGTTGTCGTTTTCTACAAGCGGCAAGTCGTCGACGTCTCGACCTTGCCGACGACCAATCCTCCGCCCGAGCGCGCGGTGAACCTGGTTTTCCCCTACGCGGGGCAAGGCAACTCGGTGCGTGGTAATTCGGTCGAGGCCTTCCTCAACATTCCCGAGACCGATCCGATCAAGGCCGAGCAGTTCCTCCGCGTCAAGCCCGAGCAGTGGATCATGGCCAAGGCCACGACGCTGAATTACGTTTCCAGCCCGACGACGAGCCCCATCTCGCAGACCGCCGTGTATTGGTATCGCGTGGTGTCGCAGACCACGACGGTCGAACAAGCGGACAACGGCGGCTATCAGCGCAGCGTGCGCCTGAGCGGGCCCGACTGGCCGTTCGACTCGAACACGGCCGTCGGGGTGTTGATGGACGGCGCGGTCGCCGTCTATGAGCGCGGTTGGTACACCGACGGCAACAGTTTTTGGTCCTTGTGA
- a CDS encoding prepilin-type N-terminal cleavage/methylation domain-containing protein, with translation MPRRASLRDELRPSAPGAGRAPRAGFSLAELLIAISIMVLLFTVLAQGMFLAGETAKRNRTQQIVAKLHEQVMDRWEGYQYRRLPFNPAAGVNVDDRLAGNVNAGYRNVIARNKLGGTRELMRMELPDNYSDLACTPTFLTNGGQPYLSSLTYSFQYQITNMRGTKRASFQSLISELSNINQQAEMLYLLMAYGSDDRDVSAMVIAQSDVGDTDTDQIPEILDAWGAPICWFRWPGGFVSDLQPIFSVSATDPRYWSKGQFPDPLVPGNYLTRDPVRYHDGFDPQVIDRWEPNAAYGNGYERGYSLIPLVVSAGGDYDPSGAVGGAAGSGFGMFFNAVLRYTSVPFDMSDRSCPYMMANDPASGQAVYTATINGDDGYNNVHSHLQGTRR, from the coding sequence ATGCCGCGACGCGCGAGCCTTCGTGACGAACTCCGCCCGAGCGCTCCCGGCGCGGGGCGCGCCCCGCGCGCGGGCTTTTCGCTGGCCGAGCTGTTGATCGCGATTTCGATCATGGTGCTGCTGTTCACGGTTCTGGCCCAAGGCATGTTCCTGGCCGGCGAGACGGCCAAGCGGAATCGAACCCAGCAAATCGTCGCCAAGCTGCACGAGCAAGTGATGGATCGCTGGGAGGGTTATCAGTATCGCCGTTTGCCGTTCAACCCGGCGGCCGGCGTGAATGTCGACGACCGTCTGGCGGGCAACGTCAACGCCGGCTATCGCAACGTGATCGCTCGCAACAAGCTCGGCGGCACGCGCGAGCTGATGCGGATGGAGCTGCCCGACAATTACAGCGATCTGGCCTGCACGCCCACGTTCTTGACGAACGGCGGGCAGCCCTATCTGTCGTCGCTGACTTATTCGTTCCAGTATCAGATCACGAATATGCGCGGCACGAAGCGGGCGTCGTTTCAATCGCTGATCAGCGAGCTGTCCAACATCAATCAGCAGGCCGAAATGCTTTATCTGCTGATGGCTTACGGCTCGGATGATCGAGATGTCTCGGCGATGGTGATCGCGCAGTCCGACGTCGGCGACACGGATACGGACCAGATTCCCGAGATTCTCGACGCCTGGGGCGCGCCCATCTGCTGGTTCCGCTGGCCGGGAGGCTTTGTCTCGGACTTGCAGCCGATCTTCTCGGTGTCGGCCACTGATCCGCGCTATTGGAGCAAGGGTCAGTTTCCCGATCCGCTGGTGCCAGGCAACTATTTGACCCGCGACCCCGTGAGGTATCACGACGGCTTCGATCCCCAAGTGATCGATCGCTGGGAGCCCAACGCGGCGTATGGCAATGGCTACGAGCGGGGCTATTCGCTGATACCGTTGGTGGTCTCGGCCGGGGGCGATTATGACCCTTCCGGAGCGGTGGGGGGCGCGGCCGGCTCGGGGTTCGGCATGTTCTTCAACGCCGTGCTCCGCTACACGAGCGTGCCGTTCGACATGAGCGATCGCAGTTGCCCGTACATGATGGCCAACGATCCGGCCAGCGGACAGGCCGTGTACACCGCCACGATCAACGGTGACGACGGCTACAACAATGTTCACAGTCATTTACAAGGAACCCGCCGATGA
- a CDS encoding type II secretion system protein codes for MPRSAHPRRSGFTLIELLAVVSILLLLAGMVFVAVQKGRIAAQRRAVLTEMKAMENALNRYKELHQSYPPCMGDLTLTTSGTTNPNGVQRYGRQNRFTYHMRVGWQEARNNGIYSSYIYMRNFIYTNYQVRLANGSLIYLDLNNMDQAEALVFWLGGFPTPVGSSTTGTPQPLGNRKLFGFYRQMINPFQVDFPTAALPDLPMQTRWWPEQQYGFEFNEDRLRDSDQDGWYEYVPPVGNYDDANETLAPYVYFDCDLYAIGQWGLSVPPPYLAYPTPGSGWSTSTQLVSSLVDQWGSAVPFATYVDTNTPTSPIQWQNPTSFQIISAGLDGVYCDPATANATLTQPRIPTYPSGNVISTTKGNNATMLDDSERDNLTNFSNSTLGDDAAAGS; via the coding sequence ATGCCACGGAGCGCGCACCCACGTCGGTCGGGCTTTACGCTGATCGAGTTGCTGGCCGTGGTGTCGATCTTGTTGCTGCTGGCCGGCATGGTCTTCGTGGCCGTGCAAAAGGGGCGGATCGCCGCCCAGCGGCGGGCCGTGTTGACGGAAATGAAGGCGATGGAGAACGCGCTGAATCGCTACAAGGAACTGCATCAATCGTATCCGCCCTGCATGGGCGATCTGACGCTGACGACGAGCGGCACGACCAACCCGAATGGTGTCCAACGCTACGGCCGCCAAAATCGATTTACTTACCATATGCGCGTTGGCTGGCAAGAAGCTCGCAACAACGGCATCTATTCCTCGTACATCTATATGCGGAATTTCATTTACACGAATTATCAGGTCCGGTTGGCCAATGGCTCGCTGATCTATTTAGACCTGAACAACATGGATCAGGCCGAGGCGCTGGTCTTCTGGCTAGGGGGCTTTCCCACGCCCGTCGGTTCGTCCACCACCGGCACTCCCCAGCCGTTGGGAAATCGCAAGCTGTTCGGCTTCTATCGCCAGATGATCAATCCATTCCAGGTGGATTTCCCGACCGCCGCGTTGCCCGATTTGCCCATGCAGACGCGCTGGTGGCCGGAGCAGCAGTACGGCTTTGAGTTCAACGAAGACCGCTTGCGCGACTCCGATCAGGACGGCTGGTACGAGTATGTGCCGCCGGTTGGCAACTACGACGACGCCAACGAAACATTGGCGCCTTACGTGTATTTCGATTGCGACCTGTACGCGATCGGGCAGTGGGGGCTTTCCGTGCCGCCGCCGTACCTGGCGTATCCCACGCCGGGAAGCGGCTGGTCAACCAGCACGCAACTGGTCAGTTCGCTGGTCGATCAATGGGGCTCGGCCGTGCCGTTTGCCACGTACGTGGACACCAACACCCCCACGTCGCCGATTCAGTGGCAGAATCCGACCTCGTTTCAAATCATTTCCGCCGGCTTGGACGGCGTGTATTGCGATCCCGCCACGGCGAACGCCACGCTGACCCAGCCGCGAATCCCGACCTATCCCAGCGGCAATGTCATCAGCACCACCAAGGGAAACAACGCCACGATGCTGGATGACAGCGAGCGCGACAACTTGACCAACTTCTCGAATAGCACGCTCGGCGACGACGCCGCGGCGGGGAGCTAG